Proteins from one Sulfurovum sp. TSL1 genomic window:
- a CDS encoding patatin-like phospholipase family protein — MIKKLQNNDFTLVLSGGGALGIAHLGILHDMEKQHVVPNEIVGTSMGGIVGACLSVGMKEKDIYEHIQSFADIFNWIKFSFSGNAIVHNDKLAQIFEQIFKDKKMKDTAIPLKLIATDLLKGDKKVFDASDDVYIKDAVLCTMAIPGVFDEHTIEGKTYGDGFLCENLGISEASFDTVLAVDVLGKNAFEETMPDNFLKTANVLEMFERSIRLLIYNQSKTQLEHSNKHIYLIEPKTRGYKTYQFHKHQAIRALGLNLL; from the coding sequence ATGATAAAAAAACTACAGAACAATGACTTCACTCTGGTACTTTCTGGTGGCGGAGCTTTGGGTATCGCACATTTGGGAATATTGCATGATATGGAAAAACAGCATGTAGTGCCGAATGAAATAGTCGGTACCAGCATGGGAGGCATTGTGGGTGCATGCTTGTCTGTCGGTATGAAAGAAAAAGACATCTATGAACACATTCAAAGTTTTGCCGACATCTTTAACTGGATCAAGTTCTCTTTTTCCGGTAATGCCATTGTACACAATGACAAACTGGCTCAGATCTTTGAGCAAATTTTTAAAGACAAGAAGATGAAAGATACCGCTATACCTCTCAAACTCATTGCAACGGATCTACTGAAGGGCGACAAAAAAGTATTTGATGCTTCTGATGATGTATATATCAAAGATGCCGTGCTTTGTACAATGGCTATACCGGGTGTGTTTGACGAGCATACCATAGAGGGAAAAACATATGGTGATGGTTTTCTCTGCGAAAACCTGGGAATCAGCGAAGCTTCTTTTGATACTGTGCTTGCAGTAGATGTTCTTGGGAAAAACGCTTTTGAGGAGACTATGCCTGACAACTTTTTAAAAACAGCTAATGTTTTAGAAATGTTTGAAAGGTCGATCAGACTTCTTATCTACAACCAAAGTAAAACACAATTAGAACATTCAAACAAACATATCTACCTCATAGAACCCAAAACACGAGGGTACAAAACATATCAATTCCACAAACATCAAGCGATACGAGCCTTAGGATTGAATCTCTTATGA
- a CDS encoding Hsp20/alpha crystallin family protein: MFSKKISFFVLPLMTMVSLQANDPVLDDPFGDDIFKEMYQMQKEMDKIFERMHERMNQRTKLWNYPTRQTFTPGNRIRTASLLEDKGTHYEYHTQIPENQNNQIDISIHDGVLHLKAKIDTVKKSNEPNMNMQQHYVSMIQRSETLPQDADARSLKSEYKNGLLVLTLQKKKGLTQPAEKAKEEKKPKETSKTEKVKEKIENNTLKVKVPHTSSHV, from the coding sequence ATGTTCAGTAAAAAAATTTCATTTTTTGTTCTGCCTTTGATGACCATGGTCTCACTACAGGCCAATGATCCTGTTCTCGATGATCCATTTGGAGATGATATTTTTAAAGAGATGTATCAGATGCAAAAAGAGATGGATAAGATCTTTGAGCGCATGCATGAACGTATGAACCAACGTACAAAACTCTGGAATTACCCTACAAGACAAACATTCACTCCAGGCAATCGCATAAGAACTGCAAGTTTATTGGAAGACAAAGGTACCCATTATGAGTACCATACACAAATACCCGAAAATCAAAACAATCAGATAGACATCTCTATCCATGATGGTGTTTTGCATTTAAAAGCAAAGATAGATACGGTAAAGAAGAGTAACGAACCCAATATGAACATGCAACAGCATTATGTGAGTATGATACAACGCAGTGAAACATTGCCCCAAGATGCTGATGCCAGAAGTTTGAAGAGTGAATATAAAAATGGTTTGCTTGTTTTAACGCTACAGAAAAAAAAGGGCCTTACCCAGCCGGCAGAAAAAGCTAAAGAGGAGAAAAAGCCTAAAGAGACATCCAAAACAGAAAAAGTCAAAGAGAAAATTGAAAACAATACACTAAAGGTTAAAGTGCCGCATACAAGTTCACATGTCTAA
- a CDS encoding DUF819 domain-containing protein, with amino-acid sequence MVENGFTYVVLLVLIGSAIVYTEKRSRHKLFGYLPSIVILYFVVMLFSTFGLWQRSESVTETYTFLKSNLLPAMIFLMLLSADMREIFKLGKKMLLTFFLASVSIAIGFIGTFSLFHGYFEPGSWKAFAALSGSWMGGTGNMVAIQGALDLPDSAMGYTLLIDSIDYAIWVMILLALVPFAKKFDLWSKADTSVIDEVGEKLALKNAHQKPLTFSSLSLLLVSALFVSVFAQYGASLFPTTSFLTTTTWVVIIATLTGILFAMTPLAKLSGGSTLANMMLYLIVALIASRADFSELTEAPLYIIAGFVIIAIHGSIMILFAKLFKLDLFSLGVASLANIGGVASAPILASAYSKALIPIGVLMAMMGYIIGTFGGLMVGKILKMIAG; translated from the coding sequence ATGGTCGAAAATGGATTTACTTACGTAGTTTTGCTGGTACTGATCGGCTCTGCCATCGTCTATACGGAGAAGAGAAGCCGGCATAAACTCTTTGGGTATCTCCCTTCCATCGTCATACTTTACTTTGTGGTCATGCTCTTTTCCACCTTTGGACTCTGGCAAAGATCCGAGTCTGTAACAGAGACCTATACATTTCTGAAATCCAACCTGCTTCCGGCAATGATCTTTTTGATGTTGCTCTCTGCAGATATGAGAGAGATCTTTAAACTGGGGAAGAAGATGCTCCTTACTTTCTTTTTAGCCTCCGTAAGCATTGCCATCGGCTTTATAGGGACTTTTTCTCTGTTCCATGGCTACTTTGAGCCTGGTTCATGGAAAGCCTTTGCTGCACTTTCAGGATCCTGGATGGGAGGAACGGGAAATATGGTAGCCATACAGGGTGCCCTGGACCTGCCTGATTCTGCCATGGGATATACCCTGCTCATCGATTCCATTGATTATGCCATATGGGTGATGATACTGCTTGCACTGGTACCATTTGCCAAAAAGTTCGATCTCTGGAGTAAAGCCGATACTTCGGTCATAGATGAAGTGGGAGAAAAACTGGCGCTCAAAAATGCGCATCAAAAACCTCTCACCTTCTCTTCTCTTTCCCTCTTACTGGTCAGCGCCCTGTTCGTATCTGTATTTGCACAGTATGGAGCATCACTCTTTCCTACGACTTCATTTCTTACTACAACGACATGGGTGGTCATCATAGCCACATTGACAGGTATCCTGTTTGCCATGACACCGTTGGCAAAGCTATCAGGGGGTTCAACTCTGGCAAACATGATGCTTTATCTTATCGTGGCACTCATCGCTTCACGGGCCGATTTCTCAGAACTGACCGAAGCACCTCTGTATATCATTGCAGGATTTGTCATCATCGCTATACATGGCAGTATCATGATACTCTTTGCCAAACTCTTCAAACTTGATCTTTTCTCTTTGGGTGTGGCTTCTTTGGCCAATATAGGCGGTGTGGCATCTGCTCCCATCTTGGCATCGGCCTATTCAAAAGCACTCATACCTATAGGTGTGCTTATGGCAATGATGGGATATATCATAGGGACATTTGGAGGACTCATGGTGGGAAAGATCTTAAAGATGATAGCAGGATAA
- a CDS encoding dipeptide epimerase: MKIKDIHIRTLKAPLKKPFITSLRRVEALEDIVVIIECDDGTVGYGEGAPTPVITGETMGSMVAAIEYIKPFILGLDIEEFDVILNNIHSSILKNTTAKSTLEIALYDLKSKSVKQPLYQMLGGTKTAFKTDITISMGEIDKMISDSLDAVNLGYDTLKIKIGDHPKKDVERVIAIYEALGKNITLRLDANQGWTAQESVALLLALEKQDILAEFIEQPVAADDIDGLRYIKERVQTPLLADESIFSVKDAKRLLEMEAIDYVNIKLAKTGGITQALALADLSKAFGVKCMIGCMLEGPISVAAGVHVASAKADTITMLDLDAVSLLASHPVKTSIVFNESEIRLSEDMGLGVWYETGSIISS; encoded by the coding sequence ATGAAGATAAAAGATATACATATACGCACACTCAAGGCCCCGCTAAAGAAGCCTTTTATTACCTCGTTACGCCGTGTGGAAGCGCTTGAAGATATTGTGGTCATCATCGAATGTGATGATGGTACCGTGGGTTATGGTGAAGGGGCTCCTACGCCTGTTATTACAGGAGAGACCATGGGCTCCATGGTCGCTGCTATCGAGTATATCAAGCCTTTTATTCTAGGACTTGATATAGAAGAGTTTGATGTTATATTAAACAATATACACTCCTCTATACTTAAAAACACGACTGCCAAATCTACCCTCGAGATAGCACTGTACGACCTGAAATCCAAGTCGGTCAAACAACCTCTCTATCAAATGCTTGGAGGTACAAAGACCGCCTTCAAAACCGACATTACCATTAGCATGGGAGAGATCGACAAAATGATATCAGACAGTCTTGATGCTGTAAATCTGGGCTATGATACACTGAAGATAAAAATAGGAGACCATCCCAAAAAAGATGTGGAACGCGTCATCGCCATATATGAAGCATTAGGTAAGAATATCACCCTGAGACTTGATGCGAACCAGGGCTGGACAGCGCAAGAGAGTGTGGCACTTTTACTTGCTTTGGAAAAACAGGACATTCTGGCTGAGTTCATAGAGCAGCCCGTAGCAGCAGATGATATAGACGGACTTCGTTACATCAAAGAGAGAGTCCAGACTCCCCTTCTGGCAGATGAGTCCATATTTTCCGTGAAAGATGCAAAAAGACTGCTTGAAATGGAAGCGATAGACTATGTGAATATCAAACTGGCCAAGACAGGAGGTATCACACAGGCTTTAGCATTGGCAGATCTCTCTAAAGCATTTGGTGTCAAATGTATGATAGGATGCATGCTTGAGGGCCCCATCTCCGTCGCTGCGGGGGTACATGTAGCTTCTGCCAAGGCAGATACCATTACAATGCTTGATCTGGATGCTGTGAGTCTCTTGGCTTCTCATCCCGTAAAAACATCTATCGTATTTAATGAGAGTGAGATCAGACTTTCTGAAGATATGGGTTTAGGTGTATGGTATGAGACAGGATCTATCATTTCATCATGA
- a CDS encoding metal ABC transporter solute-binding protein, Zn/Mn family gives MKKITLIFLVSTTYIFSNINAVVSILPEQTFVKAIGGDKVNISLMVQPGNSPHTYEPKPSQMVEIAKAQLYFAIDVEFEQVWLSKFKSLNPEMQIIDLAEGITKIEMTEAHEENGHEEESDTDHSEHKHEGKDPHIWTAPANVKIIAKNIYNALKKEDPENSDYYKKNLDIFLTEIDKIDREIIDILSSLKDGKKFMVFHPSWGYFAQAYHLEQIAVEVEGKEPKPKELIHLLEEAKEEKVKAIFTQPEFSDTVAKIIAKELQIPVVKVSPLAANWSENLINIAKAIAGKH, from the coding sequence ATGAAAAAGATCACTCTAATATTTTTAGTATCAACCACCTATATATTTTCTAATATAAACGCTGTGGTCAGCATCCTGCCTGAACAGACATTTGTCAAGGCCATAGGTGGAGACAAGGTCAATATATCACTTATGGTACAGCCGGGGAACTCACCACATACGTATGAGCCCAAGCCTTCACAGATGGTGGAGATCGCAAAAGCACAACTTTACTTTGCCATTGATGTCGAGTTCGAACAGGTCTGGCTCTCTAAATTTAAAAGCCTGAACCCTGAAATGCAGATCATAGATCTTGCAGAGGGCATTACCAAAATAGAGATGACAGAAGCACATGAAGAGAATGGTCATGAAGAAGAGAGTGATACAGATCACAGTGAACACAAACATGAAGGTAAAGACCCACATATCTGGACAGCACCTGCCAATGTCAAGATCATCGCGAAAAACATCTACAATGCTTTAAAAAAAGAAGATCCTGAGAACAGTGATTACTACAAAAAAAACCTTGATATTTTTTTGACGGAGATTGATAAAATAGACAGAGAGATCATCGACATCCTTTCTTCTTTGAAAGATGGCAAAAAGTTTATGGTATTTCACCCTTCCTGGGGCTACTTTGCCCAAGCCTATCATCTGGAGCAAATAGCTGTAGAGGTAGAGGGTAAAGAGCCTAAGCCCAAAGAACTGATACACCTGCTTGAAGAGGCAAAAGAAGAGAAGGTCAAAGCGATCTTTACACAGCCCGAATTTTCAGATACCGTTGCTAAGATCATTGCCAAAGAGTTACAGATACCTGTAGTGAAAGTAAGTCCATTGGCTGCAAACTGGTCTGAAAATCTCATCAATATCGCCAAAGCGATCGCAGGCAAACACTAA
- a CDS encoding metal ABC transporter ATP-binding protein codes for MSVIDIKNVSFAYDRQMILENINLTVEERDFLAIIGPNGGGKSTLLKLILGLLKPQKGSISVLDKTPSKSLTQIGYVPQNTNVNTDFPIKVIEVVMMGHVGSKRPLFGYGKDEVLCAMGVLAQVGMENFAQTKIGALSGGQRQRVMIARALCAHPKILILDEPTSSIDLTGQKEIYELIKQLNQNITVIVVSHDISVILEYANKAAHVNKGLSYHDISDKTQMFHTHGDEDHFCEVELLQMLGSENCDTCEPEPAPKWRTEK; via the coding sequence ATGTCGGTCATCGATATAAAAAATGTTTCATTTGCTTATGACAGGCAGATGATCCTGGAAAATATTAACCTGACTGTAGAAGAGAGAGATTTCCTTGCTATCATTGGTCCAAACGGTGGAGGTAAGTCTACCCTGCTCAAACTCATTTTGGGTCTCCTTAAACCCCAAAAAGGTTCTATCTCCGTCTTGGACAAAACACCTTCAAAGAGTCTTACACAGATCGGCTATGTGCCGCAAAATACCAATGTGAATACCGACTTTCCCATCAAGGTCATTGAAGTGGTCATGATGGGGCATGTGGGAAGTAAAAGACCTCTCTTTGGTTACGGCAAAGATGAAGTCCTCTGTGCGATGGGTGTCCTGGCCCAAGTCGGTATGGAAAACTTTGCGCAAACCAAGATAGGTGCCCTCTCTGGTGGACAGCGCCAAAGAGTGATGATCGCGCGTGCCCTCTGTGCCCATCCAAAGATCCTTATACTCGATGAACCAACATCAAGTATCGATCTTACAGGACAAAAAGAGATCTATGAGTTGATCAAGCAATTAAACCAAAACATTACGGTCATTGTAGTCAGTCATGACATTTCAGTGATCTTGGAGTATGCAAATAAAGCAGCGCACGTCAATAAAGGCCTCTCCTATCACGATATTTCAGACAAAACACAGATGTTCCATACCCATGGTGATGAGGATCATTTCTGTGAAGTTGAGCTGCTGCAAATGCTGGGCAGTGAGAACTGCGATACATGTGAACCCGAACCTGCACCAAAGTGGAGAACAGAAAAATGA
- a CDS encoding metal ABC transporter permease: MIEALQFEFMQHALLAGLLVSFAAGIIGSLIVVNRMVFLAGGIAHTSYGGIGLAVYFGLPIFLGASFFAVGAALLIAGLTLKKRHRMDTFIGLIWAVGMAIGVIFVDLTPGYNVDLMSYLFGSILAVSSEDLYFMGILLGVILFIVTLWYRDILAVSYDSEYAGLRDVNVTFFYTLILILSALTVVIAIKVVGLILVIAMLTIPVYIAEKLSSSLFSMMFLSGTVATLFTLSGLWFSYTYNLTSGASIIIVSAVSLGAFLLFYKGK, encoded by the coding sequence ATGATAGAAGCACTCCAGTTTGAATTTATGCAGCATGCTCTTTTGGCAGGCTTGCTGGTCAGTTTTGCTGCGGGTATCATCGGATCACTCATTGTAGTGAACCGTATGGTATTTTTGGCAGGGGGCATTGCGCATACCTCTTATGGAGGTATCGGTCTTGCTGTCTATTTCGGATTGCCTATTTTTCTGGGTGCATCCTTCTTTGCAGTAGGTGCTGCGCTGCTTATAGCGGGACTTACACTGAAAAAACGTCATCGTATGGATACCTTTATCGGGCTTATCTGGGCGGTCGGTATGGCGATCGGTGTGATATTTGTTGATCTTACACCCGGGTATAATGTAGATCTCATGAGCTATCTTTTTGGTTCCATACTGGCAGTCAGTTCTGAGGACCTCTATTTTATGGGTATTTTATTGGGGGTTATACTTTTCATTGTAACACTCTGGTACAGAGATATCTTAGCCGTTTCCTATGACAGTGAATATGCAGGTTTACGCGATGTCAATGTCACGTTTTTCTATACACTCATACTGATACTCTCAGCGCTTACGGTGGTCATCGCCATTAAAGTGGTGGGTCTGATCCTGGTCATAGCGATGCTTACTATCCCTGTATATATTGCAGAAAAACTCTCAAGCTCTCTGTTTTCTATGATGTTCCTCTCTGGAACCGTTGCTACACTCTTCACACTTTCGGGGTTGTGGTTCTCTTATACCTATAACCTGACCTCTGGTGCCTCTATTATTATCGTATCCGCTGTTTCTCTGGGTGCTTTTTTACTGTTTTATAAAGGAAAATAA
- a CDS encoding bifunctional diguanylate cyclase/phosphodiesterase, whose translation MKFDIKAILNNQDTINLKAYLDRQKAGSRMIKEIYVVKDDGTLLRTSDYLYEKNTFKEENTISLRQLNTDNISKIDLLRSDIKVIDHDKIVPYSMYVKMDNKYITNSVQQRIGLQIIYPLLFFIGVVIFYLLYIKKLIMKPIMIVDDFLRGMVQRIPKFYILEFNHLSQNLQNNLKELKELAYFDTLTGVYNRKAIEEILEKKIIETKKNKHPFAVAMIDLDHFKKVNDSYGHHVGDQLLKEIAEILQSEIRMADNIGRLGGDEFLIIIDYINTVDVSLKLQKLIAKFKAPFHIEGYDITIGMSIGGVMCPEDGNDVITLLKNVDIAMYQAKHEGRNRVVFFSKELGKKIESEIELEKEIRYAFEHNEFRLKYQPIIDINSGKVVAVEALIRWEHPVKGTIYPSEFIPFVEKGCCVKEIGIWVFDRACKQQKEWLEKGIDVNMSVNLSVKHMHATNFYDVMNAIIKKYDIDIKKISLEITEYTLMQYRETTMAMLNKMQLDGMTFRLDDFGTGYSSLTYLKDTPISSIKIDKSFIDGITPDKKPVHLLNAIINLSHAIDVTTIAEGVEEAYQVEYLKEIGCDMIQGYYYSKALDGKAFESYYRSRESDKKKSIV comes from the coding sequence ATGAAGTTTGATATTAAAGCGATACTCAATAATCAAGATACGATCAACCTAAAAGCGTATCTTGATCGACAAAAAGCAGGATCTCGTATGATCAAAGAGATCTATGTAGTGAAAGATGATGGCACGCTTTTACGTACATCGGATTATCTCTATGAGAAGAATACTTTCAAAGAGGAAAATACTATCTCTTTACGTCAACTAAATACAGACAATATATCGAAGATAGATCTGTTACGTTCAGATATTAAAGTGATCGATCATGATAAGATAGTTCCTTATAGTATGTATGTAAAGATGGACAACAAATATATAACTAACAGTGTGCAGCAGCGTATTGGATTACAGATCATTTATCCATTGCTCTTTTTTATCGGAGTAGTCATATTTTATTTGCTCTATATTAAAAAACTGATCATGAAACCGATCATGATCGTTGACGATTTTTTACGTGGTATGGTCCAGAGAATTCCAAAATTTTACATACTGGAGTTTAATCACCTTTCACAAAATTTACAGAACAACCTCAAAGAGTTAAAAGAACTTGCCTATTTTGATACTTTAACCGGGGTATATAATCGAAAGGCCATTGAAGAGATCTTAGAAAAAAAGATCATTGAAACAAAAAAAAATAAACATCCCTTTGCTGTAGCAATGATCGATCTTGACCATTTTAAAAAGGTCAATGACAGTTATGGCCACCATGTAGGTGATCAACTGTTAAAAGAGATAGCAGAAATATTACAATCTGAGATACGCATGGCAGATAATATTGGAAGATTGGGTGGTGATGAGTTTCTGATCATTATTGATTATATCAATACTGTGGATGTTTCTCTGAAACTTCAGAAACTAATTGCAAAATTTAAAGCACCGTTCCATATAGAAGGATATGATATTACTATTGGTATGAGCATTGGCGGCGTGATGTGTCCTGAAGATGGTAATGATGTGATAACTTTGCTTAAAAATGTAGATATAGCAATGTATCAGGCGAAACATGAAGGACGTAACAGGGTCGTTTTCTTCTCAAAAGAGCTTGGAAAGAAAATTGAATCAGAGATAGAACTTGAAAAAGAGATTAGATATGCTTTTGAACATAATGAATTCCGTTTAAAATATCAGCCTATTATTGACATTAACAGTGGAAAAGTAGTAGCTGTGGAAGCACTTATACGCTGGGAACATCCAGTCAAAGGGACAATTTATCCAAGTGAATTTATTCCTTTTGTTGAAAAAGGATGTTGTGTGAAAGAAATAGGGATATGGGTATTTGATAGAGCATGCAAACAGCAAAAAGAATGGTTGGAGAAAGGGATCGATGTTAATATGTCTGTTAATCTTTCTGTCAAGCATATGCATGCAACCAATTTTTACGATGTGATGAATGCCATTATAAAAAAATATGATATAGATATAAAAAAAATAAGTTTAGAGATCACAGAATATACATTAATGCAGTATAGAGAAACCACGATGGCAATGTTGAATAAAATGCAGCTTGATGGTATGACTTTCCGTTTGGATGATTTTGGAACAGGGTATTCTTCATTAACGTATTTGAAAGATACTCCCATTTCTTCAATAAAGATAGACAAAAGTTTTATTGATGGGATCACACCGGATAAAAAACCCGTGCATTTATTGAATGCGATCATAAACCTTTCTCATGCCATAGATGTGACTACTATCGCAGAAGGAGTAGAAGAGGCATATCAGGTAGAGTATCTTAAAGAAATAGGATGTGATATGATACAAGGATATTATTATTCAAAAGCTTTGGATGGTAAAGCATTTGAATCCTATTATCGGTCTAGAGAGTCTGATAAAAAGAAAAGTATTGTATGA
- a CDS encoding SO_0444 family Cu/Zn efflux transporter codes for MEYITEFFTALMELSNAMAPYILFGLLFAGILHEFVPDTLVTKHLGKGNIFSVIKATLFGIPLPVCSCGVIPLATSIKKSGASKGSTLSFLISTPITGVDSILATYGIFGWIFTIYRVITSMIIAIVSGILANLFDKEVTAEKPAFSAVKTPNTFAPSFSLQKKEEASCCSTDASCCATEAKSFWLAGALRYAFITLLGDIAKPLIWGLLLGALITVAIPQSISDMLIEYSWLSYLIVIAIAVPMYVCATASLPIAAGLMLSGVSAGAAFVFLSAGPATNTVTIGVVKKMLGTRSLVIYLGSIVVGSLLFGLGLDYIFSASEINPASLVHMEEESGVVAVVSSVILWGLVGYLLLRRKA; via the coding sequence ATGGAATACATCACTGAATTTTTCACTGCACTGATGGAGCTTAGTAATGCAATGGCTCCCTACATACTTTTTGGTCTGCTTTTTGCCGGTATTTTGCATGAGTTTGTCCCCGATACCCTTGTGACCAAACATTTGGGAAAAGGCAATATCTTCTCTGTGATCAAAGCCACACTGTTCGGTATTCCTCTGCCTGTATGCTCCTGTGGGGTGATCCCTTTGGCAACCAGTATTAAAAAGAGTGGTGCAAGCAAAGGGTCGACACTTTCATTTCTTATATCAACACCGATCACAGGGGTAGACTCTATTCTGGCGACCTATGGGATATTTGGTTGGATCTTTACCATCTATCGCGTGATCACTTCTATGATCATAGCCATAGTGTCAGGTATTTTGGCCAATCTTTTTGATAAAGAAGTGACAGCCGAGAAACCCGCATTTTCAGCCGTGAAGACCCCCAATACTTTCGCTCCGTCCTTTTCACTGCAGAAAAAAGAAGAGGCAAGCTGCTGCAGTACGGATGCCTCGTGTTGTGCGACAGAAGCAAAAAGTTTTTGGCTTGCCGGTGCGTTACGCTATGCGTTTATCACACTTTTGGGTGACATTGCCAAGCCGCTTATATGGGGTCTGCTCCTGGGTGCACTGATCACCGTAGCGATCCCTCAAAGTATCAGTGATATGCTTATAGAGTACTCGTGGTTGTCTTATCTGATAGTGATTGCAATTGCTGTACCCATGTATGTCTGTGCAACAGCATCTTTGCCTATCGCTGCGGGGCTGATGCTTTCCGGTGTGAGTGCAGGGGCAGCTTTTGTCTTCCTCTCTGCAGGTCCTGCGACCAATACGGTGACCATAGGGGTCGTGAAAAAAATGCTTGGAACACGCTCACTTGTTATCTATTTGGGAAGTATCGTTGTGGGAAGCCTCCTGTTTGGACTGGGATTGGACTATATTTTTTCTGCATCAGAGATCAATCCCGCTTCCCTGGTTCATATGGAAGAAGAATCAGGAGTAGTTGCAGTAGTGAGTTCTGTGATACTATGGGGGCTTGTAGGATATCTTCTTCTTAGACGAAAAGCCTAG
- a CDS encoding DUF808 domain-containing protein, with the protein MAVGILALLDDISILMDDVATMSKVATKKTAGILGDDLAVNAEKASGFASSRELPVLWAIIKGSFINKTIILPFAFLLSAFAPWLIVPILMFGGVYLAYEGVEKIYAYFFPHEEKKHIKSLEKKSKDDILAEEKEKIKSAVITDFILSIEIIIIALSAVADQTIKVQIAAVTFVAFLATVGVYGLVALLVRMDDFGYKIIAVNGGESKVGEFFVLALPKVIKALTVIGTIAMLLVAGGIFIHNSHFVHDLVDGIPFIVGDLLIGFIVGSVAITIMLGIERVRK; encoded by the coding sequence ATGGCAGTAGGAATTTTAGCTCTTTTGGATGATATATCTATACTTATGGATGATGTAGCCACCATGTCCAAGGTAGCTACCAAAAAGACCGCAGGAATACTTGGAGATGACCTTGCAGTAAATGCAGAAAAGGCTTCAGGCTTTGCCTCTTCTCGTGAACTTCCAGTACTTTGGGCCATTATAAAAGGCTCTTTTATTAACAAAACCATCATTTTACCTTTTGCTTTTTTACTCAGTGCCTTTGCACCATGGCTCATAGTCCCTATACTTATGTTTGGTGGGGTGTACCTGGCGTATGAAGGTGTAGAGAAGATCTATGCATACTTCTTCCCTCATGAAGAGAAAAAACATATCAAATCTCTTGAGAAAAAAAGTAAAGACGATATCCTCGCTGAGGAGAAAGAGAAAATAAAATCTGCCGTCATTACAGATTTTATTCTCTCCATAGAGATCATCATTATCGCACTGAGTGCTGTAGCAGATCAAACCATAAAAGTACAAATAGCTGCCGTAACTTTTGTAGCTTTTTTAGCAACTGTAGGTGTGTACGGTCTAGTTGCCCTGCTAGTTCGTATGGATGACTTTGGATACAAGATCATCGCCGTTAACGGAGGAGAGAGTAAAGTGGGTGAATTCTTCGTACTTGCCCTCCCTAAGGTCATTAAAGCCCTCACGGTTATCGGTACGATCGCTATGCTTCTAGTAGCCGGGGGCATTTTTATACATAACTCACACTTCGTACATGACCTTGTCGATGGAATTCCTTTTATCGTGGGTGATCTACTTATAGGCTTTATCGTGGGCAGTGTAGCTATAACTATAATGCTAGGGATCGAGAGGGTGAGGAAATAA
- a CDS encoding thioredoxin family protein: protein MFKLLLLAGLSVSFLFSNELESTPYALVTKEIAKGKPMMIEVGSTSCYACQEMGKLLYNRMQKKPESRIFFVDVGKEREAAKALKIQMIPTQIFYDAQGKEVERHIGGMSAEELEAFLSKHGI from the coding sequence ATGTTCAAACTTTTACTTTTAGCCGGACTCAGCGTTTCGTTTCTTTTCTCAAACGAATTGGAATCAACCCCTTACGCCCTTGTAACCAAAGAGATCGCCAAAGGAAAACCCATGATGATAGAAGTAGGGTCGACCAGTTGCTATGCCTGTCAGGAGATGGGCAAACTGCTCTACAACCGTATGCAGAAAAAGCCTGAGAGTAGGATCTTTTTTGTGGATGTCGGCAAAGAGCGTGAGGCGGCCAAAGCGCTCAAGATCCAGATGATACCTACACAGATCTTTTATGATGCGCAAGGGAAAGAGGTAGAGCGTCATATCGGCGGAATGAGTGCAGAAGAGCTTGAAGCGTTTCTCTCCAAACATGGCATCTGA